In one window of Pristiophorus japonicus isolate sPriJap1 chromosome 9, sPriJap1.hap1, whole genome shotgun sequence DNA:
- the LOC139273457 gene encoding histone H2A type 2-A-like, with protein sequence MSGRGKTSGKARAKAKSRSSRAGLQFPVGRVHRLLRKGNYAQRVGAGAPVYMAAVLEYLTAEILELAGNAARDNKKTRIIPRHLQLAIRNDEELNKLLGKVTIAQGGVLPNIQAVLLPKKTTTSSKTK encoded by the coding sequence atgtctggaagaggaaaaaccagcggtaaagctcgggccaaggccaagtctcgctcctcccgggccggactgcagttccctgtgggccgtgttcacaggctcctgcgaaaggggaactacgctcagcgtgtgggtgccggagccccggtctacatggctgctgtgctcgagtatctgaccgctgaaatcctggagctggccggcaacgcggcccgcgacaacaaaaaGACCCGCATCatacccagacacctgcagctggccatccgcaacgacgaggagctcaataagctgctgggaaaggtgaccatcgctcagggcggggtgctacctaatatccaggctgtgttgctgcccaagaaaaccaccacttcgtccaagaccaagtaa
- the LOC139273459 gene encoding histone H2B 1.2-like yields MPEEKKSVTAKKGAKKVIKKTPPKGGKKRRKSRKESYSIYIYKVMKQVHPDTGISSKAMGIMNSFVNDIFERIAGEASRLAHYNKRSTISSREIQTAVRLLLPGELAKHAVSEGTKAVTKYTSSK; encoded by the coding sequence ATGCCTGAAGAGAAGAaatcagttactgccaagaaaggcgccaagaaagtgatcaagaaaacaccaccgaagggcggtAAGAAGCGCaggaagtcgaggaaggagagttactccatctacatctacaaagtgatgaagcaggttcaccccgacaccggcatctcctccaaggccatgggcatcatgaactcttttgtgaacgatatttttgagcgcatcgcgggtgaggcttcccgcctggcccattacaacaagcgatccaccatcagctcccgggagatccagaccgccgtgcgcctgctgctgcccggggagctggccaagcacgccgtgtcggaagggacaaaggcggtaaccaagtacaccagctccaagtaa